The window TATAAGATCCGGAGAAACTTGTTTAATGAGTTTTTCAACAATTTTTAATGACTTTGTCAGCAGGGTATATGTGGTTTCAGAAGAAGAGACGGAGGCATTAATAATACCTACTGCTATTTTATTAGAATGGCTCATCAAATACCCCCAAATTAATAAGCTTTTTTATTACGAATTTGATCTTCGTTTTACAGATATTATGAATATGGTAAACGATGCCGTTTTTCATAAATTAGATAAAAGAGTTTTAAATTATATCAAACAACAGATTTCTCTCACCGGAAACAATCCTATTAAGATTACTCATAAAGAAATTGCCAATCATTTGGGAACTTCAAGAGAAGTGGTAAGCAGGGTTTTGAAAAAAGTAGAGAATGAAGGCGAAATTATTCAAACAAAAGAAGGGATAAAAGTTCCTGTTAATGAAAATGTTAGATTAAGCTAATAAATATTATTTAATATTTTTAACAACCTCATTGATAAAAACAATTCACTCGGTGACTTTTGTCACCCGTTTTTAAAATTATAAGTCTATAAGTTTGTCATACGAATAATAAACAATTATGTGTATGACAAAAACTTTCCTTTTTTTGTCAATATTTGCTTCAGGTTTTGCCCTTGCTCAGGAAGACCTGTTGAAAGATATTGACACCATTCAAACAAAAAATACCGAAATTTCACCGCCTGCTTTCAAGGCACTTCAGATTGTTACTGGCCAGTCTACGAAGCTTACCGCAAAAAACGAATGGTACATTGTTGTAGCGCATCGTTTTGGTGATGTAAGCAAAGGATTCAAAGATTTCTTCGGATTAGATGATGCTTCCACAAAACTGGGGGTCATTTATGGCGTAACAGACGGTCTTTCACTAAGCCTTTCGCGGGAAACCAATCTCAAAACTTTTGAAGGTGGTGCAAAATATAGATTGATTAAGCAAAGCGAAAATTTTCCAGTTGATATTGTCGGGTACAATGTCATGGCGGTAAATACAGACCTCAGCAAAGACAATTATCCGCATCTGAAGTTCGGAGACAGGCTTTCTTATCTTACTCAGGCATTAATTTCTAAAAGATTTAATGAAAATTTTTCTTTACAGTTGACGCCTTCTTATGTTCACAAAAACCTTTACGAACCAATGATTGAAGATGAAAATCAGTTCTTGACAGGTTTGGGCGGTCGTTATAAAATTTCGAAAAGAATTTCTATTAACGCCGAATATTTTGTGAATTTCGACAATCACAGTTTTTATAAAAATCCTTTATCAATTGGGATGGATTTAGAAACCGGGGGACACGTGTTCCAGCTTTTGTTTAGTAATTCCCAGCTCAATTCAGATATTGGTTATCTCACAAATGCTTCCGGAAAATGGGAGAAAGGGCAGATTTTCTTTGGGTTTAATCTTTATAGAGTTTTTTAGGTATGAAAAAAATGATGTGTATTATTTCACTGGCATTGGTATCAATTGCCTGTGAAAGCATAACTTACGAAGAAATTTCAGATAAAACTCCTGTAGCAGAATTGGTAACCTATAATAAAGATGTGAAACCTATTATTGAAGCCAATTGCATCATTTGTCATTCACCTGGAGGTGCAGCGTCATTTCAACCATGGACAAGCTACAACCAAGTGAAGAATAATATCGACAATATTATCAACAGAATTAGCAGACCAGTCGGTGACCCTCAGAAAATGCCTCAAGGCGGAAGTTTGTCGCCTTCGCAAATTGAAATTATCACAAAATGGAAAGCCGATGGGCTAACTGAAAATTAAAACAATTAATATGAAAAATCTGGTATTATTAATCGTCACATTAGGTATTGTAAATATTGTTTCGGCTCAAAAATATTCAACAAAAACAGGTAAAGTAACATTTGAAGCATCTGTACCTTTATTTGAAGATGTTTTTGCGCAGGATGACAGCAATATTGCTATTATTAATGTTGATAATGGAGATTTTGCGTCTGTTTCAACCGTTATAAACTTCCAATTTAAAGTGAAATTAATGGAGGAACATTTTAATGAAAATTATGCTGAAACTGCAAAATATCCCAAGACTACTTTTAAAGGAAAGATTGCAAATTTTGATAAAACGAAATTGACGGCAACCCCTCAAAAATATACAGTTCAGGGAACGTTAAACTTTCACGGAGTTGATAAAGCGGTAAATTCTACTGCTACAATGTATGCTAAAGACGGAAAAATTTATATGCAGGGAACTTTTGTGGCTAGACCTGCAGATTTTAACGTAACCATTCCGAAAATGGTCATGAAAAAAGTTGCTGAAAATGTAAATGTTGAATATAATTATATAATGCTGAAACAATGAAAAAAATATTTTTTATTCTAAGTTTTATTCTGAGCGTTACGCTAATGCCGGCTCAGGAAAAGGCAAAATCTATCTTTGATATTGCAAGAAGCGGAACTGTAACTGAAGTAAAAGAACTGATGAAGCAGAATCCGAATATAATCAATGAAAACAATGAAAATGGTTTTTCACCATTAATTTTAGCTTGCTACAGAGGCAATATAGAAGTGGCTAAATTTCTTATTGACAATGTAAAAGATGTTAATTATAAAAGTCAGGAAGGAACTGCACTTGCAGGACTTTCTGTGAAATACAATAAAGAATTAGCGGAAGATCTGTTAAAGAAAGGTGCCAATCCGAATATTGCAGATTCTACAGGGTTTACCCCTTTATTTTGGGCGGTAAAATTCGGGAATGTAAATTTGGTAGAATTGCTCTTAAAACATAAAGCCGATAAGTCGGTTAAAGATTCTCAAGGAATGACTCCTTTTGAATATGCGTTACAAACGAATAACAAAGACATCATCAATTTATTAAAAAATTAAAATGAAGAAAATTTTACTTACATTAAGTATTGCTCTTGCCAATTTTGCTTGGGCACAGTTTACGACAGGCACGGTTACTCTTTCCACAGGAATGACTGTAAAATTAGATACCTCTCCCACTTTAGCGACTTTAACACTTACGGGTCCTAATACTTCTTTTCTGGGAATCGGATTTGGGGGTACTGGAACAGGTGGCGGTATGGGAAATGGTGTTGACGGTTTTATATATAATGTAGATTCAACGACGAATACAAATTTAGATTATACTTTTGCTGGGGTAGGAAATACGCCAAATCCAGATGCTGTACAAGATTGGACGATAACTTCTAATACAGTTGCTTCTGGAACAAGAACAATTGTTGCAACACGTTCTCTTTCTGGTGGAGCAGGAGATACGGCCTTTACCAACACTGCAGGAAATATGAATATCTTTTTCGCAAAAGGCCCTTCTACCACTTTAGCCTACCATGGTGGAGGTACTGGTAATAGAGGATACGCAGTATTAACAAAAGCAGGAACTTTAGGAGTTACTGACATTGTTGCTGAAAATAAAAAAATTCGTCTTTATCCTAATCCTGCAAAAGAAACCGTATCTTTTAATAATGCGGATAAAATACAATCTGTAGATATTTACGAATCTACAGGTAGAAAAGTAAAAACAGTAAAAATTGACGGAGAAAACATCAGTGTTTCTGATTTAAAATCTGGAAATTATTATTTTGAAATTACTCTCAAAGATGGTTCTACAGCTTATCAAAAATTAATTAAAGAATAAATAAAAAAGATTATTTTTTTTGAATACCTCTAAATTTTTAGGGGTATTTTTATGGAGTGAAAATTCAAACTCTATTGATGTTTTTTTAAGTCAATAGCTTTACTACTTCATAAAATAATATACATGGAATTTAAAAATCTTGAACTTGTTGATAGAGAAGAGCTTTTATCAGTATTTAATACTTCTTTTTCTGACTATGTGGTTCCTTTTCATTTAACATTAGAGCAATTAGAATTAAAAATAGCCTTAGAGAAAATCGATATGACTCTGTCTGTCGGTGTTTTTGAATCTGATAAACTACAGGGATTCATCCTTCAGGCCTTGAAAGAAGAAAACAGACAGCATATCATTTATAATGCAGGAACGGGTATCAATCCGGAATACAGAGGAAAAGGACTGGTGAGAAAAATGTACGATTTCATACTTCCTGAATTAAAAGAAAAAAAAGCAGATGTACTTACTCTTGAAGTCATCGAAAAAAATAATCCTGCCATTAGAGCTTATGAAAATTTAGGCTTCAAAATTGCCAGAAAACTCTTTTGCTTCAACGGAATTATTGAGCTTAAGGAAAAAAATACAGAAGTGTCGGTAGAAGAAATGGATCACTTTCAATGGGAAGTATTTCAATCTTTTTGGGATATCGTACCGTCGTGGCAGAATTCTAGCGCGATACTTACCGATAGGGAAAAGAGATACAAAATCTTAGGAGCTTACAAAAATCAACAGCTTGTAGGATATGCTGTTTACAATCCTATTGCGAGGAAAGTGTATCAGATTGCTGTTCATAAAAATTACAGAAGACAAGGTATTGGAACAGAGCTTTTCAGAAACATTGAAAAGTTAAGTGATGGGCAGGCTGTATCTGTGAATAATGTAGATGATACTTCAGAAAATACTTCAGCTTTCTTAGAAAAAGGGGTTGGACTTAAAAATTGGCTTTCCCAGTTTGAGATGAATAAAGAGATTTAATATACTTTTCATCGTATAAATTTTTATTGGAAAAGCGGAGACCGTAACTTTGCAAAAAATTTACTAATGAAGCGAGGAATACAAATTGTACTGCTGTTTTTTTCTTTAATGATTTACGCTCAGAGCACCCCTGTCGATACGGCTCAGATTGTTGTTTCGGGTCGAATAAATAGTGCGGAAGCGATGCAAAAACCATATGTTATTATGATTTCTGCCGATGGTTTCAGATATGATTATGCTAAAAAATACAATGCTCAAAATCTTTTGAAATATTCAAATGAAGGTGTTCAGGCAAAAGCAATGATTCCTAGCTATCCGAGTATTACTTTCCCTAATCATTGGACACTGATTACCGGATTATATCCTTCTCATCATGGTTTAATTGATAATTTTTTCTACGATTACCAACGTAAAGAAGCTTATGCAATGAGCAATCGCCAAAATGCTGAGGATGGAACCTGGTACGGTGGAACTCCGCTTTGGAGTTTGGCAGAAAAGCAGGGAACAATCAGTGCTTCTTTACAATGGGTAGGTTCGGCAAGTGATGCAGGTGGAATGAGACCAACCTATTATTATCCTTATCACGAAAAATTTACACCTTCAGAAAAAGTAAATAAAGTAATTAATTGGCTAAAGCTTCCTGAAGACAAAAGGCCTCACTTTATTTCATTATACTTTCCGGAAGTTGACGGTGCCGGACATCGTTTCGGACCAGACACAAAAGAGACAGAAGCGGCTGTTCATTTAGTTGATAATGCAATAGGAGACTTGGTTCAGAAAGTAAATCATTTAGGTTTAAAAAATGTCAATTTCATCTTCGTTTCCGACCATGGAATGATAAAAGTTGACGGCGGAAATCCACTTGAAATTCCTCAAATGCTTTTTGACAAAAACAGATTCGATTATTATAATTCCCAGACTTTATTAAGAGTTTATGTGAAAAATTCTGATGAGGTTAAGAAAGTTTATAAAGAATTAAAAGCCAATAAAACCGACGATTATGAAGTTTATCTGGATAAAAAATTACCAAAGTATCTTCACTTTGCAACAAAAGACGACCGATATAACAGAATAGGGCAAATTTTACTCATTCCAAAAGCTCCAAAAATATTTTTAGAAAGAGATAGAAGAACTTCGGTAGGAAAACACGGTTACAACCCGAAAATCGTTCCTGAAATGAAAGCCACATTCTTCGCCTGGGGATCAGAATTTAATAACAACTTAGTAATTGATGAATTTGAAAACATCAATGTTTACCCTTTGGTTGCTGAAATTTTAGGTTTAAAAATAGCCCAACCCATCGATGGGAAATTTAAGGTTTTAAAAGAAACCCTAACGAAATAAAATAAAAGTCCTGAAAGGACGACTTATAAAAGGATAGGGTAAAACCCTATCAAAAAACAATTATAATAAATAAAAATATCGGCGAGCCAAAGGTTCGCCGATATTTTTAAATTAACCAAAAGAAATTAAGCATTAAATTTTTCAGCAAATTCCTTTGCAAATTCTTCTAATTTAATTTTTCCATCAACAGCAGAACCGTGCTCAATAAAATCTTTTTGCACGACACCTGTTCTTATTCCTCTTCCCATTTCAGTATACAGTTCAGCCATTTCGTGTGGAAGTCCGGCTTGAAGCATTCCATTTAAAGAATCTTCATCTTTAAACTCAATCCAAGGAAGTTCGGGTTTACCAATGGCGTTTCCAAAAACTTGAGCAAATTCAGAAGCTTTACGCTCATCACTTACAATATATTTTACATTCTTACCTTCAGAATTCTTAACCAGTTCTTCAGCTGCAGCTTTTGCGATATCTTTGGGATGTACTAAAGGAACTTTCGCATCCTGAGGGAAATTAGCTCCTATAATTCCTGCATTTTTAATCAAAGGAATATCATTAAAGAAGTTGAAGTAAAAATATCCGGCTCTTAAAAATGTGACAGAGGTATTCTCCAGTTCGTTGTAGATTTTTTCGATGAAATGAAGACCTTTTATTGGTCCGTTTTCCACAGGAGATTCAGCACCAATACTGCTTAGCATGACAATTCTCTTCACTCCGGTTTGTTTAATCGCTTCTGCGTAATTTTTTCCTGCATTAATTGTGTTTTCAACAATGTTAATTCCACCCATATTCGGAGGTGTCATTAAAAATGCTGCCTCTGCTCCTTCAAAAGTTTTAACTAAAAAATCTAAATCTGTAATAGAACCGATTGCTGATTTTGCACCTAAAGCTTCTATCTCATCTTTCTTAGTTTCGCTACTGCTGATTATGGTGAGATCATGACCTTCTGTAATTAATTGTTGAATAAGTGGTTTTGCTACATTTCCTAATGAACCTGTGATGATTATTTTCATAATAATTCTTATTTTTTGTTGATAAATATTTTTTATTTCTGAGAACAAAGTTATATTTGTACATACTTTTATACAAGTACTTACCCTAAAGTATGTATTATGGCAGCTATTAAAGAAAGTTCTACTATTCAGCAGAATAAAAAAATTGCATTAGACCTTTGTCCGGTAACCTATGTGATGGAAAAGATTGGAGGCTATTGGAAACCAATTATTTTATATCACCTTTCGACAAGTGATAAAAGATACAGTGAGCTCAAACGGGCAATACCTGCAGTTACAGAAAAAATGCTCATCCAACATTTGAAGCAACTGGAAAATGACGGATTGGTGATAAGAACGGCAAAACCTGTTGTTCCACCACATGTAACTTATAATTTAAGCGCATCCGGAAAAGGATTGATTCCCGTTATTCAAGCAATGGCAGAGTGGGCTTTCAAAGAAATGGAAGGTGAATATA is drawn from Chryseobacterium muglaense and contains these coding sequences:
- a CDS encoding GNAT family N-acetyltransferase produces the protein MEFKNLELVDREELLSVFNTSFSDYVVPFHLTLEQLELKIALEKIDMTLSVGVFESDKLQGFILQALKEENRQHIIYNAGTGINPEYRGKGLVRKMYDFILPELKEKKADVLTLEVIEKNNPAIRAYENLGFKIARKLFCFNGIIELKEKNTEVSVEEMDHFQWEVFQSFWDIVPSWQNSSAILTDREKRYKILGAYKNQQLVGYAVYNPIARKVYQIAVHKNYRRQGIGTELFRNIEKLSDGQAVSVNNVDDTSENTSAFLEKGVGLKNWLSQFEMNKEI
- a CDS encoding Crp/Fnr family transcriptional regulator; translation: MKDEQFIFEKFGFLGNDFLEEIQQHASRIKIKGKTEILAEGSKIKTIPFVISGSLKVYALNDGRELIYNYIRSGETCLMSFSTIFNDFVSRVYVVSEEETEALIIPTAILLEWLIKYPQINKLFYYEFDLRFTDIMNMVNDAVFHKLDKRVLNYIKQQISLTGNNPIKITHKEIANHLGTSREVVSRVLKKVENEGEIIQTKEGIKVPVNENVRLS
- a CDS encoding DUF5777 family beta-barrel protein, whose translation is MTKTFLFLSIFASGFALAQEDLLKDIDTIQTKNTEISPPAFKALQIVTGQSTKLTAKNEWYIVVAHRFGDVSKGFKDFFGLDDASTKLGVIYGVTDGLSLSLSRETNLKTFEGGAKYRLIKQSENFPVDIVGYNVMAVNTDLSKDNYPHLKFGDRLSYLTQALISKRFNENFSLQLTPSYVHKNLYEPMIEDENQFLTGLGGRYKISKRISINAEYFVNFDNHSFYKNPLSIGMDLETGGHVFQLLFSNSQLNSDIGYLTNASGKWEKGQIFFGFNLYRVF
- a CDS encoding YceI family protein; its protein translation is MKNLVLLIVTLGIVNIVSAQKYSTKTGKVTFEASVPLFEDVFAQDDSNIAIINVDNGDFASVSTVINFQFKVKLMEEHFNENYAETAKYPKTTFKGKIANFDKTKLTATPQKYTVQGTLNFHGVDKAVNSTATMYAKDGKIYMQGTFVARPADFNVTIPKMVMKKVAENVNVEYNYIMLKQ
- a CDS encoding alkaline phosphatase family protein codes for the protein MKRGIQIVLLFFSLMIYAQSTPVDTAQIVVSGRINSAEAMQKPYVIMISADGFRYDYAKKYNAQNLLKYSNEGVQAKAMIPSYPSITFPNHWTLITGLYPSHHGLIDNFFYDYQRKEAYAMSNRQNAEDGTWYGGTPLWSLAEKQGTISASLQWVGSASDAGGMRPTYYYPYHEKFTPSEKVNKVINWLKLPEDKRPHFISLYFPEVDGAGHRFGPDTKETEAAVHLVDNAIGDLVQKVNHLGLKNVNFIFVSDHGMIKVDGGNPLEIPQMLFDKNRFDYYNSQTLLRVYVKNSDEVKKVYKELKANKTDDYEVYLDKKLPKYLHFATKDDRYNRIGQILLIPKAPKIFLERDRRTSVGKHGYNPKIVPEMKATFFAWGSEFNNNLVIDEFENINVYPLVAEILGLKIAQPIDGKFKVLKETLTK
- a CDS encoding ankyrin repeat domain-containing protein, whose protein sequence is MKKIFFILSFILSVTLMPAQEKAKSIFDIARSGTVTEVKELMKQNPNIINENNENGFSPLILACYRGNIEVAKFLIDNVKDVNYKSQEGTALAGLSVKYNKELAEDLLKKGANPNIADSTGFTPLFWAVKFGNVNLVELLLKHKADKSVKDSQGMTPFEYALQTNNKDIINLLKN
- a CDS encoding winged helix-turn-helix transcriptional regulator, with the protein product MAAIKESSTIQQNKKIALDLCPVTYVMEKIGGYWKPIILYHLSTSDKRYSELKRAIPAVTEKMLIQHLKQLENDGLVIRTAKPVVPPHVTYNLSASGKGLIPVIQAMAEWAFKEMEGEYK
- a CDS encoding NmrA family NAD(P)-binding protein, which gives rise to MKIIITGSLGNVAKPLIQQLITEGHDLTIISSSETKKDEIEALGAKSAIGSITDLDFLVKTFEGAEAAFLMTPPNMGGINIVENTINAGKNYAEAIKQTGVKRIVMLSSIGAESPVENGPIKGLHFIEKIYNELENTSVTFLRAGYFYFNFFNDIPLIKNAGIIGANFPQDAKVPLVHPKDIAKAAAEELVKNSEGKNVKYIVSDERKASEFAQVFGNAIGKPELPWIEFKDEDSLNGMLQAGLPHEMAELYTEMGRGIRTGVVQKDFIEHGSAVDGKIKLEEFAKEFAEKFNA
- a CDS encoding T9SS type A sorting domain-containing protein, producing MKKILLTLSIALANFAWAQFTTGTVTLSTGMTVKLDTSPTLATLTLTGPNTSFLGIGFGGTGTGGGMGNGVDGFIYNVDSTTNTNLDYTFAGVGNTPNPDAVQDWTITSNTVASGTRTIVATRSLSGGAGDTAFTNTAGNMNIFFAKGPSTTLAYHGGGTGNRGYAVLTKAGTLGVTDIVAENKKIRLYPNPAKETVSFNNADKIQSVDIYESTGRKVKTVKIDGENISVSDLKSGNYYFEITLKDGSTAYQKLIKE